A part of Daphnia pulex isolate KAP4 chromosome 6, ASM2113471v1 genomic DNA contains:
- the LOC124195449 gene encoding innexin inx2-like, producing the protein MFDVFGSVKGLLKLDSVNIDNNIFRLHYKATVIVLIAFSLVVTSRQYIGDPIDCIVEGVPGNVMDTYCWIHSTFTIPNRMATEVIGKDVPHPGVRPHQEGDQVKYHKYYQWVCFVLFFQALLFYIPRYLWKTWEAGKMKMLVLDLNCPIIAEETKNERKKLLVDYFASNLHNHNFYAIRFFICEVLNFINVIGQIYFVDFFLGGEFTTYGRDVISMTEMEPEDRVDPMAKVFPKVTKCTFHKFGPSGTTTRIDGLCVLPLNIVNEKIYVFLWFWFILLAVVSGLALLYRLAVVLGSQARMYLLRAQARLAPRNEVELVARKCQIGDWFVLLLLGKNIDPLVYKELICDLARRFEGKEPV; encoded by the exons ATGTTTGACGTCTTCGGATCGGTGAAGGGCTTATTGAAGCTCGATTCTGTCAACAtcgacaacaacattttccgtCTGCATTACAAAGCGACGGTGATTGTGTTGATTGCCTTCTCGTTGGTGGTCACGTCACGCCAGTACATTGGCGACCCCATCGACTGCATTGTTGAGGGCGTACCTGGCAATGTGATGGACACGTACTGTTGGATCCATTCCACCTTCACCATCCCCAACCGGATGGCAACAGAAGTTATTGGAAAAGATGTTCCTCATCCAGGAGTTCGTCCTCACCAAGAAGGCGATCAAGTCAAATACCACAAATACTACCAGTGGGTCTGcttcgtcctcttcttccaGGCTCTTCTTTTCTACATTCCCCGCTACCTGTGGAAGACGTGGGAAGCCGGCAAGATGAAGATGCTCGTCCTAGACCTCAACTGCCCCATCATCGCtgaagaaacgaaaaacgaACGGAAAAAGCTCTTGGTCGACTACTTTGCCTCCAACTTGCATAACCACAATTTCTACGCTATCCGATTCTTTATCTGCGAAGTTCTCAACTTTATCAACGTCATCGGTCAAATTTATTTCGTCGATTTTTTCCTCGGCGGGGAATTCACCACTTACGGCAGAGATGTTATTAGCATGACCGAGATGGAACCTGAAGACCGTGTCGATCCCATGGCCAAG GTGTTCCCTAAAGTGACGAAATGCACTTTCCACAAATTCGGTCCTTCTGGTACGACGACGCGTATCGACGGCCTGTGCGTCCTTCCTTTGAACATTGTCAACGAGAAGATTTACGTTTTCCTCTGGTTCTGGTTCATCCTGTTGGCGGTGGTGAGCGGTTTGGCGCTGCTGTACCGTTTAGCTGTCGTCTTGGGTTCTCAAGCCCGCATGTACCTGTTGAGAGCCCAGGCCCGCTTGGCGCCTCGAAATGAAGTCGAGTTGGTTGCTCGCAAATGTCAAATTGGAGATTGGTTTGTTCTCCTTCTCCTCGGCAAGAACATTGACCCTCTCGTCTACAAAGAACTGATCTGCGATTTGGCACGCCGATTTGAAGGCAAGGAACCAGTTTAA
- the LOC124195448 gene encoding innexin inx1-like: MYNILAGLKEYFRRQEIVTDNVVFRLHYIFTTVLLIAFSLLVTATQYVGNPIQCINDNDIPIHVINTYCWISTTFTIPTSFMRSVGSEVPHPGIGAGLYESKDQKHYAYYQWVCFILFFQAILCYVPRWLWSAWEGGLMQTIVLGLNCGLKTVEERTVKKKILIDYLLVHIKQHNMYAIRYWFCEVLCLVNIIGQLYLMNRFTGGEFFSYGFKVLTFANADQEERFDPMVYVFPRVTKCTFHKFGSSGTISRHDSMCVLSQNIINEKTYIFLWFWFIIMATLLSMLIVYRAILLAVPRIRPMILHARNRFVPNDVINAISNKLEVGDWWILYMLGRNLEPLVYKEVVSELSKRIETNESNNA, translated from the exons ATGTATAACATTTTGGCTGGATTGAAGGAATACTTTCGACGCCAGGAAATAGTAACGGATAATGTAGTCTTTCGACTTCATTACATTTTCACTACCGTGCTTCTCATTGCCTTTTCGCTGCTAGTGACGGCAACTCAA TATGTCGGCAATCCGATTCAGTGCATCAATGATAACGATATTCCCATCCATGTCATCAATACCTACTGTTGGATTTCCACCACTTTTACCATCCCGACCTCTTTCATGAGATCGGTTGGAAGCGAAGTCCCTCATCCAG GTATTGGTGCTGGATTGTACGAGAGCAAAGATCAAAAGCACTACGCTTACTACCAGTGGGTGTGTTTCATCTTGTTTTTCCAGGCCATTTTATGTTACGTCCCTAGATGGCTCTGGAGTGCTTGGGAAG GTGGCCTCATGCAAACCATTGTCCTGGGTCTGAACTGTGGTTTGAAGACGGTCGAAGAGCGTACggtcaagaagaagattttgatCGACTATCTCTTGGTACACATCAAACAGCACAACATGTACGCGATTCGCTACTGGTTTTGCGAGGTCCTCTGCCTTGTCAATATCATTGGCCAACTCTACCTGATGAATCGCTTTACTGGCGGCGAATTTTTCTCATATGGTTTTAAAG TGTTGACGTTCGccaatgctgatcaagaagaACGGTTCGACCCGATGGTTTATGTCTTCCCTCGCGTTACCAAGTGCACGTTCCATAAATTTGGTTCGTCCGGTACTATAAGCCGACACGATTCCATGTGCGTCCTATCGCAAAACATCATCAACGAAAAGACGTACATCTTTTTGTGGTTTTGGTTCATCATCATGGCCACTCTTCTCTCCATGTTGATCGTCTACAG AGCCATTCTGTTGGCCGTTCCTCGTATTAGACCAATGATCCTCCATGCTCGCAACCGCTTTGTTCCCAATGAT GTTATCAATGCAATCTCCAACAAACTGGAGGTTGGTGATTGGTGGATTTTGTACATGCTGGGACGTAATCTTGAACCACTAGTCTACAAAGAAGTGGTTTCTGAGCTGTCGAAGAGGATTGAAACGAATGAAAGCAACAATGCGTGA
- the LOC124195445 gene encoding nuclear cap-binding protein subunit 1-like, which yields MSRRKRDDGYEHGYRKRRRVVSEQAEIEDRLESLIIRVGDKTSSSLESNLEGLASVLEADLNTYKSKILRILSECPIQMPEKCTIYSTLVGLLNAKNYNFGGEFVEQIVRNLKEALREGQWESARLIVRFISDMVNCHIVSASSLLQLYDSFIDAAMEQGVPQVRRDWYMYALLTALPWVGRELFEKKENDLERIMAAMEGYLRRRNTAHVAALRVWNCETPHPQEEYLECLWAQVRKLRTDEWQERHIYRPYLAFDSILSEALQHNLPVILPPPHTASTQYPLPWVVFRMFDYTDCPEAGPLLPGTHSVERYLIEEHLHQIITRHHNERKELATQLLAFPQRNKIPLEYMIVEVLFSELFQMPSPRYLEIAYGCTLIELCKLQPSTMPQVLAQATELLYERIDTMNATCFDRFVSWFSYHLSNFQFRWSWDDWQNCLSLEKDHPKAKFVSEVFGKCLRLSYHKRVTEMVPECYSPLLPPKPEPYFKYQIEGGNGFPGAAQVQTLTELLRKKPTPEEVLELVQQLPNPLKDDDGDMEPSHNPLAIEVFVQTLLHLGSKSFTHTFAGLAKYHSVFKNICENEEAQICMLRQVYELWQHHPQFLGVVVDKMLKTQIVECCAVANWIFSRDMAPEFTRSYIWEVLHLTIRKMNKHVVRLEKEVADARAKLRAAPSDSESSDEDPSREGGEKRRRTSSNKEATKDDGEQPTEEMVERMEERLEAAQSDQKNLFLIVFQRFIMILSEHVVRCDTDGKDFNTFWYQWTVGRLQQVFMAHHEQVEKYSQTLETLLFTHDLDGNILDTFRQFQALRS from the exons atgaGTCGTAGGAAACGTGATGATGGATATG aacatGGGTATCGTAAAAGGCGCAGAGTTGTCTCGGAGCAGGCAGAAATTGAAGACCGGTTAGAATCTCTTATTATCAGGGTTGGAGACAAAACGTCATCATCTTTAGAAAGCAATTTAGAAGGGCTTGCTTCAGTATTAGAAGCTGATTTGAACACGTACAAGAGTAAAATATTACGTATTTTGTCGGAATGCCCAATCCAAATGCCAGAGAAATGTACTATCTACAGCACATTAGTTGGTCTTCTGAATGCTAAAAACTATAATTTTGGAGGAGag tttgtggAACAAATAGTGAGAAACCTAAAAGAAGCTCTCCGTGAGGGGCAATGGGAATCTGCTCGTTTAATTGTACGTTTCATATCTGACATGGTCAACTGTCACATAGTCTCTGCCTCTTCCTTGCTACAGTTATATGACAGTTTTATTGACGCTGCCATGGAACAAGGAGTTCCTCAGGTTCGACGAGActg GTACATGTATGCGTTGTTGACGGCGCTTCCTTGGGTTGGTCGAGagctttttgaaaagaaagaaaatgatcttGAACGTATAATGGCAGCAATGGAAGGTTATCTTCGCAGAAGAAATACTGCTCATGTCGCTGCTCTTCGAGTTTGGAATTGTGAAACTCCGCACCCACAG GAAGAATACCTGGAATGTCTTTGGGCTCAAGTACGGAAATTGCGGACAGACGAGTGGCAGGAAAGACACATTTACCGTCCATATTTAGCTTTTGATTCTATCCTCTCTGAAGCTTTGCAACACAATCTCCCGGTCATTCTACCTCCGCCTCACACAGCTAGTACGCAATATCCGCTACCATGGGTTGTTTTCAGGATGTTTGATTACACTGACTGTCCAGAA GCTGGTCCACTTTTACCAGGAACTCATTCAGTAGAGCGTTACTTGATTGAGGAACATTTACACCAGATCATCACTCGTCATCATAACGAACGCAAGGAACT AGCCACCCAATTGTTGGCGTTCCCACAGAGAAATAAGATCCCTTTGGAATACATGATAGTTGAAGTTCTCTTCTCAGAACTTTTCCAAATGCCTTCCCCTCGTTACTTGGAGATTGCTTATGGTTGTACTTTGATAGAACTTTGCAAGCTTCAACCAAGTACAATGCCTCAG GTGTTAGCACAGGCTACGGAGTTGCTTTACGAAAGAATTGATACCATGAATGCCACCTGCTTTGATAGATTCGTTTCTTGGTTTTCTTACCATCTCAGTAACTTTCAATTCCGCTGGAGTTGGGATGACTGGCAGAATTGTCTTTCACTCGAAAAAGACCACCCCAAg gcaaaatttgtttctgaaGTGTTCGGGAAATGTTTGAGACTCTCCTATCACAAGCGCGTGACTGAAATGGTGCCTGAATGTTACTCACCGCTGTTGCCCCCGAAACCAGAACCGTACtttaaataccaaattgaaggAGGAAATGGTTTTCCTGGGGCTGCTCAAGTCCAGACTTTGACTGAGCTCCTAAGAAAAAAGCCAACGCCTGAAGAAGTACTAGAGTTGGTCCAGCAACTACCGAATCCTCTCAAAG ATGACGACGGGGATATGGAGCCTTCACACAATCCTCTAGCAATTGAAGTATTTGTTCAGACTCTGCTACATTTGGGATCGAAGAGTTTTACGCATACTTTTGCAGGTCTCGCTAAATATCATTCAGTCTTCAAG AATATTTGTGAGAATGAAGAGGCACAGATCTGTATGCTTCGTCAAGTTTATGAGCTCTGGCAACACCACCCACAATTTTTAGGAGTGGTAGTTGATAAGATGTTAAAGACACAAATTGTTGAGTGTTGTGCCGTAGCAAATTGGATCTTTTCACGAGACATGGCACCCGAGTTCACTCGTTCGTACATTTGGGAGGTCTTGCACTTGACTATTCGCAAAATGAACAAACACGTCGTCCGTCTAGAGAAAGAGGTGGCGGATGCACGCGCTAAACTCAGAGCTGCACCATCTGATTCGGAATCATCTGATGAAGATCCATCTAGAG AGGGTGGCGAAAAGCGTCGACGCACCTCTAGCAATAAAGAAGCTACAAAGGACGATGGGGAACAACCTACGGAAGAGATGGTCGAGCGTATGGAAGAACGCTTGGAGGCTGCCCAATCAGATCAAAAGAACCTGTTTTTGATCGTGTTTCAA CGTTTCATCATGATTTTGTCGGAGCACGTCGTTCGTTGCGATACAGATGGCAAggatttcaacacattttggTATCAATGGACTGTTGGAAGATTGCAGCAAGTTTTCATGGCG CATCATGAGCAGGTGGAAAAGTACAGTCAAACGTTGGAAACCCTTCTCTTCACACACGATTTGGATGGCAATATTCTTGACACTTTTCGACAATTTCAAGCTCTTCGCAGTTAA
- the LOC124195446 gene encoding innexin inx2-like: MLGTFSKLKAAIKLKTTSVKITTPVFALHYRLTFLVLLTSSILVTSRQYIGEHIQCIQDAVAVPIKILNNYCFISSTFSIPRTTPIAKGEISLFGLGPYTEEDDVTYHAYYQWVPFVLFGQALMFYTPYYLWKMWEGTKVRNIIQGMHIFTIKEKIEVRDEKEEILTKYIVRNLHEHNGWAIRFFVCELLNLVNVIGQIFLTNRFLGGEFLRYGIEVVEFLDQDPETRVDPMARVFPRLTKCVFHKYGSSGTIQRHDALCILALNIINEKIYTFLWFWFIILAIITSIDFLARVVIVMMPPVRMFLLRSRLSAPQKDDADVITQRCSIGDWLLVDFLSKNMDTMVFSNVVGKLAKELEYGSKFTGHVSESTPMMS, from the exons ATGTTGGGGACGTTTTCCAAATTGAAGGCGGCCATCAAGCTGAAGACGACGTCAGTCAAAATTACGACGCCGGTCTTTGCGTTGCACTATCGACTAACCTTCCTCGTTTTGCTGACTTCCTCAATATTGGTCACTTCCCGGCAGTACATTGGCGAACACATCCAATGCATTCAAGACGCAGTGGCCGTACCGATTAAAATTCTCAACAATTACTGCTTCATTTCGTCGACATTTTCCATTCCACGCACGACGCCGATTGCCAAAGGCGAAATCAGTCTCTTTGGATTGGGACCTTACACTGAAGAAGATGACGTGACTTATCATGCCTATTATCAATG GGTTCCGTTCGTCTTGTTTGGCCAAGCTCTCATGTTCTACACCCCGTACTATCTGTGGAAGATGTGGGAAGGCACCAAAGTTCGCAACATCATCCAAGGCATGCACATCTTCAccattaaagagaaaattgaagtgcgagatgaaaaagaagagatctTGACCAAGTACATTGTCAGGAATCTCCACGAGCACAATGGATGGGCCATTCGATTCTTCGTGTGTGAACTTTTGAATCTG GTGAACGTGATTGGGCAAATTTTCTTGACCAACCGCTTTTTGGGCGGCGAATTTCTACGTTACGGCATTGAAGTCGTTGAATTTTTGGACCAAGATCCGGAAACGCGTGTCGATCCTATGGCGCGGGTGTTTCCCCGACTGACGAAATGCGTCTTCCACAAATACGGTTCTTCCG GTACAATTCAGAGACATGACGCACTTTGCATTCTCGCCTTGAATAtcatcaatgaaaaaatttacactttCCTCTGGTTTTGGTTCATTATTTTGGCCATCATCACCAGCATCGATTTCCTCGCTCGTGTTGTTATCGTCATGATGCCGCCCGTGAGAATGTTTCTTTTGCGTAGCCGCCTCTCTGCCCCTCAAAAAGATGATGCTGACGTCATTACTCAGCGATGCTCCATCGGTGATTGGCTGCTCGTCGACTTCTTATCCAAGAATATGGACACGATGGTTTTCTCCAACGTTGTGGGCAAACTGGCCAAAGAACTCGAATATGGAAGTAAATTCACTGGCCATGTCAGTGAATCCACTCCAATGATGAGCTGA
- the LOC124196162 gene encoding uncharacterized protein LOC124196162, which produces MRISGIKDRGRWLTEDSNAQVIMFIKIPNSSEPTFHTFVSGAEAAALLATEQGQSFRRKFKGDFEETEKGFCDSQGNGERLSTNNSLPVVVIAAESLSTSSVNNSSVPSTTNPAVEKSVNAGRKRAESTRTRDSSTNNSLPVNAAESVGLSTSSTDDSYCVSSNPAGLINAAHQADVRSIPSTVCTTSQVVNCSQGIRTIRQI; this is translated from the exons ATGAGGATTAGTGGAATAAAGGACAGG gGCAGGTGGCTGACTGAAGACAGTAATGCCCAAGTCATTATGTTTATAAAAATACCAAACTCAAGTGAACCAACCTTTCACACCTTTGTGTCAGGGGCCGAAGCAGCTGCCCTCCTTGCCACAGAGCAAGGGCAAtcatttagaagaaaattcaagggggattttgaagaaactgaaaaagggTTCTGTGACAGCCAGGGAAATGGTGAAAGATTAAGCACAAACAATTCTTTACCAG TTGTAGTCATTGCAGCGGAATCTTTATCCACCAGTTCAGTGAATAACAGTAGTGTcccatcaacaacaaatccTGCTGTGGAGAAAAGTGTGAATGCGGGCCGTAAACGGGCCGAGAGCACACGTACAAGAGACTCAAGTACGAACAATTCTTTACCAG TCAATGCAGCGGAATCTGTAGGCCTATCCACTAGTTCAACGGATGACAGTTATTGTGTGTCAAGCAATCCTGCAGGCTTAATCAATGCCGCTCATCAAGCTGATGTTCGTTCCATTCCATCCACAGTTTGCACTACGAGCCAAGTTGTGAATTGTAGCCAAGGTATACGGACGATTCGGCAAATTTGA